From Bacteroidales bacterium, one genomic window encodes:
- a CDS encoding peptidase S41, with protein sequence APISAELYNGWTVELSTNPMYDIHKRSIETGIAPYQPVLLNTKDGKSDNIIEQAKVWIMQDQ encoded by the coding sequence GCACCCATATCTGCCGAATTGTATAACGGATGGACAGTGGAACTGTCTACCAACCCGATGTATGATATCCACAAGAGAAGCATTGAAACAGGCATTGCCCCTTACCAACCGGTTTTGCTGAATACCAAAGACGGGAAGTCGGATAATATCATTGAACAGGCAAAGGTGTGGATCATGCAAGATCAATAA